Part of the Phycisphaerales bacterium genome, CACGCTGGTGGTACTCGGCACCGAGATACGTGCGATCGAGCCGATTCCCACTCCACGACTCGCCCTCAAGGCCGGGGCGCCCGTGCATCTGATGTTCGAGGAGCCAAGGCTGAACGACACCGACGCCGCGCGCGACCCAGGCAGGTGCGGGTTGTAACCATCCTGCCCACAGGGCAATCGTGAGACCCCACGCCACGAGCCACGCCGTGACAAAGCCCAGGGCGATGCACAAGAAAGATCGTCGTATCCAGCGAGCCACGAATGTTGGTACCGAATCGGCTGGCCGGAGGTTGCTCTAGAACAGCCCCAAGGCGTAGAACATCGCCGTGAACACGAGGTCGGCGATGACCACCGCAACCACGCTCTCGACCACCGTGCGCGTGGTCGCGGCGCCGACGCCCGCGGCGCCGCCGGTCACACGCAGGCCGTTGAGGCAGGCGATGACGCCGATGAGCAGGCCGAACACGAGGCTCTTGGCCACGCCCGTCAGGAAGTCGACGACCTTGACCTGGAAGAGCAGGTTCTCCCAGTAGACAACGAAGGGCAGGTCGATGACGAGGATCGATACGCCGATCGACGCGGTGATCGAGACCAGGCTTGCAAACACGCCCAGCGCGCCCATGCACGTGCACGTGGCAAACACGCGGGGCACGACGAGGAACCGCACGGGGTTGAGCGCGTGCGCCTCGAGCGCCTCGATCTCTTCGCCCACGACCATCGTGCCGATCTCGGCGGTGATAGCGGCGCCGGCGTAGCCGGTGAGCACGATGGCGCTGATGAGCGGCCCAAGCTCGCGCAGCACGGCCACGCCGATGATGTTGGCCAGCTTGTCCTTCTGGCCCAGTTCGTCCAGCGGCGGGGCCATCTGCAGGCTGAGGATGAGCCCGACCGCGGCCGACACCAGGCAGATGATGGCGATGGATCGCACGCCCACGCGGATGATCTGCGTGTTGAGGGCCGACGAGCCAAGACGAATCCGCGGATCGAGCACCGACCGCACGAGCCACACCGTGGCCTGGGCCAGCAGGACGAGCATGTCGCCCATGTGGTCGACGGTGTCGACCACGATGCCGCCCACGAACCCGAGCAGCCGCGTCATGCCTACACCGCCGACGTCGTCTTGATGGCCTCGTCGAGCGAGCCGGCAATCGGGAAGACCGTGTCGAGGCGCGCAATCTCGAAGATCGAGCGCACGCGGTCTTGCAGGCCGCAAAGCACCAGGCCCGCGCCCTTCTTGCGGCTGAGCTGCAGGCCTCGCACCAAGGTGGCCACGCCCGAGCTGTCCATGTACGTCACGCCCGAGAGGTCGACGACCACGCCGCCGCCCTTGGGCGTGCGGCCGACTGCGTCTTGCAGGGCCATCTGCAGGTCGGGCGATCGGACGATGTCGACCTCGCCCGACAAGCTGACCACCACGGCCTTCTCGCCCTCGGGACGGATGTCGATCTCGTTGCCATCACGATCGTCGCTCACGCTCACCCTCCAGCCGATCGAGTCGGTCCGCCCTTGTCCGTCGCCGGCCGAGATGGCCCGTCGCACCCGCACGCGCCGTCGTCGCACCCGCCCGAGAGGGCCTTGGTCCGCTGGGCGCTGGGGCCGTCGGTGCGCTTCACGAGCGTGAGGCTCATGCCCGACTCCTGCCTCGGAGCATACTCGGCCCGATCGACCACCTGGCGGATGATGTGCACGCCCAGCCCGCCGGGGCGGACGTCGTCGAGGTCGCGGCCCTGGATCTTGCTCGGGTCGATCTGCTGGGCCTCGTCCTCGATGACGATGCAGATGCCCGGCCCGTGCTCGCCGTCGTCGTGCAGCGGCCAGATCTTCACCCAGATCGGCCTGCCGAGGTCCTGCTTGTATCCGTGGCGGATGACGTTGCAGAGCGCCTCGTCGACGGCCAGGGCCAGGTGGGAGCTGGAGTCGTGGCTGAATCCCAGGCGCTTGGCCACGCCGGCCACCATCTCGCGTGCGCCGGCCAGGTATCGCACGTCGCTGACAACCCGGAGCAGGATGTCCGGGGGCGACTGCGTGACCTCTTTGGGTAGGGTGTCGGTCATGGAAAGGGGGTGCACTCCGCGGCCAACTCAGGGTGTCGTCGACGCCGCCGGGCCCGAGCCCTTGCGTTCGTCGAGCCACCGCTTCCATCGGTCGATCGCCGCCCGGCGCTCGGGCTCTGGGGCCCAGGCATCGTAGCCGAAGCGGTCTCCGGCCGTCCGCTGGAGGGCGGCGATGGAGAGGGACCGCAGGGCGGGGTCGTCGGAGTTGAGCGCCCGCACCATCTGGGTCAGGTCCTCGTGCGTGGGCTGCCGGGCCGTGGCGATGACCGCCCGGATGCGCGAGCCGGCGTCGGGCGCCTCGAAGTCGGCTGGCAACGAGGCATTGCAGCCCGCCATCGCGAGGGCGCCAACCGAGATGGTGGTGCGAACCGTCCGCATGGCCAACCGTAGCCAACGCGGGCGAGGGACCTGCCGGCATATGCTTCGCGCTTCCCCATCGCGTGGAGGCAGTCCCTGATGATCCCGACCCCACATGACGAAGTCGTCCTGATCGTCGACTTTGGCTC contains:
- a CDS encoding STAS domain-containing protein, producing MSDDRDGNEIDIRPEGEKAVVVSLSGEVDIVRSPDLQMALQDAVGRTPKGGGVVVDLSGVTYMDSSGVATLVRGLQLSRKKGAGLVLCGLQDRVRSIFEIARLDTVFPIAGSLDEAIKTTSAV
- a CDS encoding ATP-binding protein; its protein translation is MTDTLPKEVTQSPPDILLRVVSDVRYLAGAREMVAGVAKRLGFSHDSSSHLALAVDEALCNVIRHGYKQDLGRPIWVKIWPLHDDGEHGPGICIVIEDEAQQIDPSKIQGRDLDDVRPGGLGVHIIRQVVDRAEYAPRQESGMSLTLVKRTDGPSAQRTKALSGGCDDGACGCDGPSRPATDKGGPTRSAGG
- a CDS encoding ABC transporter permease, with the protein product MTRLLGFVGGIVVDTVDHMGDMLVLLAQATVWLVRSVLDPRIRLGSSALNTQIIRVGVRSIAIICLVSAAVGLILSLQMAPPLDELGQKDKLANIIGVAVLRELGPLISAIVLTGYAGAAITAEIGTMVVGEEIEALEAHALNPVRFLVVPRVFATCTCMGALGVFASLVSITASIGVSILVIDLPFVVYWENLLFQVKVVDFLTGVAKSLVFGLLIGVIACLNGLRVTGGAAGVGAATTRTVVESVVAVVIADLVFTAMFYALGLF